The Thioalkalivibrio thiocyanodenitrificans ARhD 1 nucleotide sequence GGCGGATCCCATCGCCGGCGTGGATCACATCGAACGGGTCTGGCTGGACGATACCCTCGGGGTACCCACCGACGGCGAGGGGCGCATGCTGGTGCCCTACCGGGGCGGTTACGGCAGCTTCCCCTACCTGCCGGCCTGGGAGGTGCTCGCCGGAGAGGCGGACCCGGATGCCCTCGCGGACGCGATCGTGCTCATCGGCACCACCGCACCCGGTCTGTTCGATCTGCGGGCCACGCCGGTGGCGCCGGTCTTCCCCGGCGTGGAGGTGCACGCCAACCTGATCGCGGCGATGCTCGACAACCGTTTCCTGGTGGAGCCCCCCTGGGCCAGGGGGGCGAACCTGGTCATCGCCCTGCTGGTGGGGGTGCCGCTGGCGTTCTGGCTGCCGCGGGTCTCCGCCCCGGCGCTGTTCATGTCCACGCTGGTGGCGGCGGGGGCATTGATCCTGGGAACAGGCTGGTTGTGGAGCACACGCGGGCTGGTGCTGGACCTGGCCGCGCCGATGCTGCTCATCGCCCTGCTGGGCGCCCTCAACCTCGGCTGGGGGTTCTTCTTCGAGGCCCGCACGAAACGGCGCCTGAAGAGGATGTTCGGCCAGTACGTGCCCCCGGAACTGGTGGAGGAGATGAGCGAGCGGCCCGGGGACTTCGGCTTCGCCGGCGAGCAGCGGGAACTGAGCGTCCTGTTCTCCGATATCCGCGGCTTCACCACCCTTTCGGAGACTCTGGGGGCCGACGAACTCAAGCAGCTGCTCAACCGCTACTTCACGCCCATGACGCGCATCATCTTCGAGCACCGGGGCACCATCGACAAGTACGTCGGTGACATGGTGATGGCGTTCTGGGGCGCCCCGGTCCGCGACCCGAACCATGCCGTGCACGCCATCGAGGCAGCGCTGGCGATGCTTGCAGGGACGGAGGCCCTCAAACGGGAGTTCGTCCGTCTCGGCCTGCCGGAGATCAGCATCGGCATCGGCATCAACAGCGGCATGATGAATGTCGGCGACATGGGCTCCGAGTACCGGCGCGCCTACACGGTGCTCGGCGATGCCGTGAACCTGGCCTCCCGGCTGGAGGGAACCACCAAGTACTACGGTGTCGGGCTGGTGGTGGGCGAGCGCACCCGGGAACTGGCGGGCGAGCAGTTCGTGTGGCGGGAGCTTGACCTGGTCAGGGTCAAGGGCAAGGAGCGCCCGGTGCACGTCTACGAGCCGGTGTGCCGGCGTGACGAGGCAGGCCCGGGGCTGCTCGACGAGTTGCGCCACCACGACGCGGCGCTGGCCGCGTTCCGGGCCCGGCGCTGGGAAGAGGCCGCCGAGCGGTTCGCCGCCCTGCGCTCGGAGCACCCCGACTGCGGCCTGTACGTCCTCTACCTGGAGCGTCTGGCCGGCCTGCGTGCCGACACCCTGGCGCCTGACTGGGACGGCAGCTGGACGCGCACCGAGAAATAGGCGACCGGCTGTAAGAGGGGTGTAAGAAGGCCGGATGGATACTCGCCATGACCGCCCGCCGCAAGGCGGGCAGCGGGCCCCGGCGTTCCGGGGCATGCAATCGAACCGCCGCAGGCAGGGGGGACGGCATCATGGACAGACAGACGACTGTCATCATCGGGGGTGTGGCCGGGGGTGCCTCCTGCGCCGCCCGCCTGCGCCGCAACGACGAAAACGCACACATCATCATCCTGGAACGCGGCCCCCACGTCTCCTTCGCCAACTGCGGTCTGCCGTACTACATCGGCGGTGTCATCGAGAACGAGGACGACCTGCTGCTGGCGAGCCCCGAATTCTTCAGGCGCCGCTTCGACATCGACGTGCGCACCGGGCACGCCGTGACCGCCATCGACCGGGAGCGCAGGCAGGTGACCGTCCATCCGGCCGGCGGCGAACCCTACGAACTGGCCTACGATCACCTGGTTCTCTCCCCCGGGGCCCAGCCGATCCGCCCGCTGCTGCCGGGCATCGATCTGCCGGGGATCTTCTCCCTGCGCACGGTCCCGGACAGCAACGGGATCAAGCAATGGATCACCGGCCGCAAGGTGCGCCACGCGCTGGTGGTGGGGGGCGGCTTCATCGGTCTCGAGGTGGCAGAGAACCTGCACGCCCTGGGTATCAGGGTCACCCTCGTGGAGCGTGCGGACCAGGTGATGGCGGCCATGGATCCGGAGATGGTCCAGCCCCTGGCCACCGCCATGACCGGCGCGGGTATCGACCTTCGCCTGTGCACGGAGGTACTCGGCTTCGAGTCCGGCAGCCGGCGCGGTGCCCTGGTGGCCACCCTCTCCGGCGCGGAGAAGCTGGAGACGGACATGGTGGTCCTGGCCATCGGCGTGCGCCCGGAGAGCGGCCTCGCCCGGGACTGCGGGCTCGATCTCGGACCCCGGGGACACATCGCGGTCGATCCCGCCATGCGCACCAGCGACCCGAGGATCTACGCGGTGGGTGATGCCGTGGAGGTGACCTGCGCCCTCACCGGCCAGCCTGCGGGCGTGCCCCTGGCGGGTCCCGCCAACCGGCAGGGACGGCTGGTGGCAGACGTGATCAGCGGCAGGCAGCGCGGCTTCCGGGGTGTCCAGGGCACCGCCGTGTGCGGCGCCTTCGGCCTGACGCTCGCCGCCACCGGCGTCAACGAACGCCGCCTGCGCGACATGAACCTCCCCCACGAGGTGGTCTACGCCCACCCGAACAATCACGTGGGGTACTACCCCGGCGCCAGCACCATCAACATGAAGCTCCTCTACGATCCCACCGACGGCCAGGTGCTGGGGGCCCAGGCCGTGGGTGCCGAGGGTGTCGAGCGGCGCATCGACGTCATCGCCATGGCCATCCAGATGCGGGCCACGGTGTTTGACCTGGAGGAGGCGGAGCTGTGCTACGCGCCCCAGTACGGGGCCGCCAAGGACCCGGTGAACATGGTGGGCATGGTGGCCGCCAACGCCATGCGCGGCGATCTGACCATCACCCACTGGGACGATTTGGCCCGCGACGACGCGCTGGTCCTGGACGTGCGCACCGCCGAGGAAGTGCGCGACGACCCCATGCCCTGCGGCATGCACATCCCCCTGGATGAACTCCGGGGGCGGCTGGACGAACTGCCGCGCGACCGGGCCATCCAGGTGGTGTGCCGCGTGGGCGTGCGCGCCTACAACGCCATCCGTCTGCTGAGCCAGCACGGTTACCGGGCGAGCCTGCTTTCCGGAGGCGTGTCCACCTGGCTGCACTTCAACCCGCCGGTCTGCAACGACGCGCAGGACATGCAGGGAACGGGCGCCACCGGCTGACCGGGGCTAACGACCACACCCGGCGGCACACACCGGCGGGGCACGAACACCACAGGAGGGATACCCACATGAACAGGGCGCCGCTCATCTCATCGGAGCTGTTCGACTATCTGCGCAACCTGGCCATCGAGCCCTACACCAAGCTCAGCGATCTGGCCCGCGATCGCCTCGGTGACGAGGTGCGGGTCATCCCGCTGCTGGCCGGGGAGAATCTGGTGACCCGCAAGCCCGGGCAGCGGGTGACCGTCCTCTCCGGAACGGTGGAACTGGATGCCGAGGACGGTCCGCTGGATCTCGCCGGAACCCGGGAGCGCATGGTGCAGACAGGCGCGGACGGGACCTCCCTGCGCGCCCTTGAGAATGCCGTGGTCCTGCTCGCCGACGCGGAGTTCCTGGACACCCTGGCCTCCTGGGCGGAACTGGCCGCCTACGCCAAGCAGTCGGGCGGCGAAGCGCTGGTCCAGCGGCTGCTCTCGGTCATGCACACCAACGCCTTCAAGCAGCTCCCCCTCGAACATGTCACCCAGGCCCTCAGGCAGATGGTCTCGCGCAGGGTCAGCGCTGGCGAGGTGATCGTCAACCAGGGCGAACGGGGCGACGCCTTCTACCTCATCTGGTCCGGCCGGGCCGAGGTCTGGCAGGAGGACCCGTTCGAGGGCGACCTGAAGCTCGTTGACACCATGGGCCATGGCGACACCTTCGGCGACGAGGCCCTGGTGACCGGCGGCACGCGCAATGCCACGGTCAAGATGATCGAGGACGGCGAACTGCTGGTGCTCGCGGAGCAGGACTTCCGGGAACTCATGTCCCGCCCCATGATCGAGGAGATCCCGCCCGGCAGCGTGCCGGGCATGATCGACGATGACTGGAAGGTGGTGGACGTACGCTACATGGAGGAATTCGAGGACGGCCACATCCCCGAGGCCATTCACCTGCCGCTCCACGAGCTGCGCCAGCGCGCCGATGGCATGCTCGATCGGAACGATCGCTTCATCACCGTGTGCCTCAGCGGCAAGCGCAGCGCCGTGGCCGCCTTCCTGCTCAAGCAACGCGGCTACAACGTGGTGTCGATGAAGGGCGGCATGTCGGCCTGGCAGGGCGAGGCGGTCACCTGATTGCGGGAGGTATCCGGTCATGAGCCGTATCCTTGCACCCTTGCCGTGCGTGCTGTTCGCCTGGCTGATGAACGCCGCCCTGGCGGGCCCGCTGTCGGCCAACTCCAGCGTGCTCGCCACCGACCCGCATTACACAGAACTGGGCTTTTTTGACATCCACCTTTGCAACTGGCCCGAGCGCCCCGAGTACTTCAAGGTGCTGTTCTCGACCGAGCACTTCGAGGACGTCGTCTCCATGGACGTCTACATGCCGGACGGCACCGCGCTGGTCAGCCTGGACAAGGACAGATTCATCCCGCTGCGGCGGGAGGGTCGGCCCGAGAGGCGGGTTTTCATGCTCGACATCGACGTGCCCCCGTCGGCCTCGGTCGGCTGGTACCGCATCCGGGTCCGGACACGCAGCGGAAGCACGGCCGAGGGCCGGGACTTCGTCACCCTTTCCCGGCTGGAGCGCGTCAGCATGCCCGATCCGCCCCGGGATGCCGAGGACATCACCATGCCCGAGGCCCTGTCCTGGGCGCCGGTGCCCGGCGCACGCTACTACCAGGCCTACCTGCGTGATGCCTGGACCGATCAGCGGATCTTCAGTACCGCCCTGCTGGACGAACCCAGGGCGGAGCTGCCCGGCGATCTGCTGGAGCCCGGCGGTTACTATTACTGGACCGTCCACGCCCGGGACACCAACGAGCATATTCTGCTGGGGGACTTCTCCAT carries:
- a CDS encoding CHASE2 domain-containing protein, with product MTLSPAGSRRYATVLGLLLVAVLLSARFGGIPGLDVPLQRLEMLAYDLRMQAHLPGERGEGHSPTSVVIVDIDEASLRREGHWPWPRQRIAALVDALAEADAAVVVFDVLFAEPERNPAALVTPHLGDDPPSAALRERLEAVAPALDGDRLLARALRERDVVLGYVFNPVDAAASGVLPDPLPLHEPDAVQRLALAPMAGYSAPLPGLGQAAAAAGFFSFLPDADGVVRRVPLLARHDDRLYGSLAVEAVRRYLLLDQVRLEADPIAGVDHIERVWLDDTLGVPTDGEGRMLVPYRGGYGSFPYLPAWEVLAGEADPDALADAIVLIGTTAPGLFDLRATPVAPVFPGVEVHANLIAAMLDNRFLVEPPWARGANLVIALLVGVPLAFWLPRVSAPALFMSTLVAAGALILGTGWLWSTRGLVLDLAAPMLLIALLGALNLGWGFFFEARTKRRLKRMFGQYVPPELVEEMSERPGDFGFAGEQRELSVLFSDIRGFTTLSETLGADELKQLLNRYFTPMTRIIFEHRGTIDKYVGDMVMAFWGAPVRDPNHAVHAIEAALAMLAGTEALKREFVRLGLPEISIGIGINSGMMNVGDMGSEYRRAYTVLGDAVNLASRLEGTTKYYGVGLVVGERTRELAGEQFVWRELDLVRVKGKERPVHVYEPVCRRDEAGPGLLDELRHHDAALAAFRARRWEEAAERFAALRSEHPDCGLYVLYLERLAGLRADTLAPDWDGSWTRTEK
- a CDS encoding FAD-dependent oxidoreductase, which produces MDRQTTVIIGGVAGGASCAARLRRNDENAHIIILERGPHVSFANCGLPYYIGGVIENEDDLLLASPEFFRRRFDIDVRTGHAVTAIDRERRQVTVHPAGGEPYELAYDHLVLSPGAQPIRPLLPGIDLPGIFSLRTVPDSNGIKQWITGRKVRHALVVGGGFIGLEVAENLHALGIRVTLVERADQVMAAMDPEMVQPLATAMTGAGIDLRLCTEVLGFESGSRRGALVATLSGAEKLETDMVVLAIGVRPESGLARDCGLDLGPRGHIAVDPAMRTSDPRIYAVGDAVEVTCALTGQPAGVPLAGPANRQGRLVADVISGRQRGFRGVQGTAVCGAFGLTLAATGVNERRLRDMNLPHEVVYAHPNNHVGYYPGASTINMKLLYDPTDGQVLGAQAVGAEGVERRIDVIAMAIQMRATVFDLEEAELCYAPQYGAAKDPVNMVGMVAANAMRGDLTITHWDDLARDDALVLDVRTAEEVRDDPMPCGMHIPLDELRGRLDELPRDRAIQVVCRVGVRAYNAIRLLSQHGYRASLLSGGVSTWLHFNPPVCNDAQDMQGTGATG
- a CDS encoding cyclic nucleotide-binding domain-containing protein translates to MNRAPLISSELFDYLRNLAIEPYTKLSDLARDRLGDEVRVIPLLAGENLVTRKPGQRVTVLSGTVELDAEDGPLDLAGTRERMVQTGADGTSLRALENAVVLLADAEFLDTLASWAELAAYAKQSGGEALVQRLLSVMHTNAFKQLPLEHVTQALRQMVSRRVSAGEVIVNQGERGDAFYLIWSGRAEVWQEDPFEGDLKLVDTMGHGDTFGDEALVTGGTRNATVKMIEDGELLVLAEQDFRELMSRPMIEEIPPGSVPGMIDDDWKVVDVRYMEEFEDGHIPEAIHLPLHELRQRADGMLDRNDRFITVCLSGKRSAVAAFLLKQRGYNVVSMKGGMSAWQGEAVT